The Gloeobacter morelensis MG652769 genome contains the following window.
CTGGAGGCGGATGAGGCGCTTCGCGAAGGCACCCCACCCGGTGCGCAGCAGCTGGGGGATGGTGTCGAGGACGCAAACGGTCTCCAAGATCCGCAACTGCCCGACGGCGAGCAGCCGGCAGCTGCGGGCGATGAGCCGGCAAATCCCGAAGGCCAGAGCCCGGAATATTTCTTCGACGACGGTTTTACCCTGCCCACCGAAACACTCGAAAATACTGAAGCCGAAGCGTCGGCGGATCTGCTCGAAGCGCCCGTCCAGGATTTTGGCTTCAGCGAGGACCCGGAGGCTCTGCAGGACAGTTTCGAACCGGTAACGGACGATCCTGCGGGCTGGTGGGAGCCGCAGCCTGGGCAAACTGGCGAAGAGACCTTCCAGAGCGATCCTGAGGCGCAACTGCTGGAGCAGCAGGCCGAAGAACAAGCAGCGCAACAGCAGGCGGAACTCGAAGCCCAGCAAGCAGCAGCAGCAGAAGAAGCCAGGTTGCAGGCGGAGGAGGAAGCGAGGCTTCAAGCCGAAGAAGAAGCGCGCATCGCGGCCGAAGAAGAGGCGGCCCGATTGGCGGAGGAAGAAGCCCTCGCCGCCGAATCCGAAGAAGCGGCGTAGTGCGTCTATCTACCCCAGCACCAGCCCGCTGCGGGCCGGCAGGCTCAATTCCAGATGCCCTTCGGCGGCTTCCACCTGGCCGGGACCAAAGAGCACTTTTTCCGGGTAGGTTTGCCCAGGAGCTTCGAGGGTGACGCGCGCCGGTTCGGTCCCGGCGTTGACGGCCACCAGCAGCACTTGCGCCTCCAGGCGGCGCTCGAAGACATAGCACTGGCCGGAGGCATAGACGCTTCTGTAGTTACCGATACGCAGCGCCTCGTGGCGGTGGCGCAGGGCAATCAAGTCGCGGTGCAGCGCGAGCAGTTCGTTATTCCACTGCGATTCGGGAGGAAAACCCTGGCGCGAATCGGGATCGATGCCGCCGGGCAGGCCCACCTCGTCGCCGTAGTAGATGCTGGGCGCTCCGGGAAAAGTGAGCAACAGCAACGTCGCCAGTTCCACACTCGCGCGGTCGCCTCCGGCGATGGTCAGGACCCTGGCCGTGTCGTGGCTATCGAGCAAGTTGAGCTGCGCCAGCTGGATCTCCCAGTCGTACAGCCCCAACAATTTGTCGATCGCCTCTTTGTACTCGACGGCAAACATCGCCGGGTAGGGCCTGTAGGAACGGTCCTGCACGTACTGCACCTGGACGCGATCCCCGGCGGTAAAGGCGATGGTCGGGGCGGCAAACAGATAATTCATCACCCCGTCGAACTGGGTACCGTCGAGCCACTGGCGGGCATCCTCCCAGATTTCGCCGACGATGTAGGCCTCGGGATTGATTGCCTTGACGCGGTCGCGAAATTCCTGCCAGAAACCTTCCGCTTCTACGCAGGCAGGCACATCGAGGCGCCAGCCGTCGATACCCGCTTTGATCCAGTACTCGCCAATCTCCATGATGTACTCGCGCACCACCGGATTGGCATGGTTGAACTGGGGCAGGGCGCGGTTGTTGTCCCAGCAGGCATAGTTGGCGGGCTGCTCAACGTTGTAGGGCGAGAGGGGCCAGCCTTCGATCTTAAACCAGTCGAGCCACGGGGAGAGTTGACCGTTTTCAAGGATGTCGTGGAAGAAGAAAAAACCGCGGCTCGCGTGGTTAAATACACCGTCGAGCACCACTTTGATGTCGCGGGCGTGGGCGGCATCGAGCAAGGCCTTGAACGCCTCGTTTCCTCCCAGCAGCGGATCGACTCTGTAGTAGTCGTGGGTATGGTAGCGGTGGTTACTCGCCGATTGGAATATCGGAGTGAAATAAATGGCGTTGATGCCCAGATCCGACAGATAATCGAATTTTTCGATCACCCCCCACAGATCCCCGCCTTTGTAGCCGTAGAGGGTCGGGGCGGCGGCCCAATCCTCGAAGGAGACCGCCTGCAACAGCTTTTGTTTTAACTGCTGGGTGCGGGAGAAGCGGTCCGGGAAGATTTGATAGAAGATGGCGTGCTTTACCCAGTTCGGCGTATGAATCTGCATGGATGTGTTTCCTTGAAATCTCACTTGACTCTTAAAGTTTGGACAGACTTGCCGGCACCACGGACCCCTCGTGATCAATCGAGAGCCGATTTTCCCCACTAGCCGCGGCCGCTTTTGCGCGCCCGAAGATTACGGCCTGATCGCCGGCTTGCCCAGGTACATCGATCAAGGATACGTTCAGGTGTTTTGTGTCGAAACTCTCAATTGGGAGTTGTTGCCCGCCCCGGGGTTATTGCGGACCTGCTTCCGGCCCCGCTGGGCTCGTGCGTGGAGCAGGCCAACAGTGGTAGTCTGCGATCGGTTCACGCCTTTGGCGATCCGGGCCGCCTTGCCGTCCTTTGTCCGGACCACCTCTATGGAGCTTGAGGCTCGATGCAAAGCTTGACACTATCTACCCAACTGATCCAGCAGGTCGTCGATCTCGCCAGACGGGCGGGAGAAGCGATTATGGAAATTTATAACCAGGCAGATGTCGGTACAGTCTACAAGGAGGACAATTCGCCCCTGACCCAGGCGGATCTGGTGTCCCACCGGCTGATTGTCGGCGAGCTGACCAAACTGACCCCGGATCTGCCCGTACTCTCCGAGGAATCCCGCTCGAAGCCCTACGAGGAGCGCCGGAGCTGGTCGCGCTTCTGGCTGGTCGACCCGATCGACGGCACCAAAGAATTCATCAAGCGCAACGGCGAATTTACCGTCAACATCGCTCTGATCGAAGACGGCGAGCCGGTGGCGGGGGTCGTCCACGCACCGGCCGTCCAGACGACCTACTGGTCGGCCCGCGGCCTGGGCGCTTTTAAGCAAATCGGTGAGGCCAAAGCCCAACCGATTCGGGCAGTCGTACCCGCGAGCACCCCGATGCTGGTGGTCGCCAGCCGTTCCCACAGCGGTGCTGAGACTGAGGCATTTCTTGCCAAACTGCGCGAACTGGGCGATATCGACGTCATCTCGATCGGCAGTTCCCTGAAACTGTGCCTGGTGGCCGAAGGGGCCGCGCACCTCTATCCGCGCTACGGCCCGACTATGGAATGGGACACCGCCGCCGCCCACAGCGTCGTGGTCGAGGCCGGCGGCACCGTCACCAATCTCAAAGGTGAAACGCTCCAGTACAACAAAGCCGACCTGCTCAATCCGTATTTTGCCGTGCTGGGCGATCTGCCCCCCGAACTGAGAGCCCAGATCGTCGAACGGCTCTGAGT
Protein-coding sequences here:
- a CDS encoding glycoside hydrolase family 13 protein — encoded protein: MQIHTPNWVKHAIFYQIFPDRFSRTQQLKQKLLQAVSFEDWAAAPTLYGYKGGDLWGVIEKFDYLSDLGINAIYFTPIFQSASNHRYHTHDYYRVDPLLGGNEAFKALLDAAHARDIKVVLDGVFNHASRGFFFFHDILENGQLSPWLDWFKIEGWPLSPYNVEQPANYACWDNNRALPQFNHANPVVREYIMEIGEYWIKAGIDGWRLDVPACVEAEGFWQEFRDRVKAINPEAYIVGEIWEDARQWLDGTQFDGVMNYLFAAPTIAFTAGDRVQVQYVQDRSYRPYPAMFAVEYKEAIDKLLGLYDWEIQLAQLNLLDSHDTARVLTIAGGDRASVELATLLLLTFPGAPSIYYGDEVGLPGGIDPDSRQGFPPESQWNNELLALHRDLIALRHRHEALRIGNYRSVYASGQCYVFERRLEAQVLLVAVNAGTEPARVTLEAPGQTYPEKVLFGPGQVEAAEGHLELSLPARSGLVLG
- the cysQ gene encoding 3'(2'),5'-bisphosphate nucleotidase CysQ; translated protein: MQSLTLSTQLIQQVVDLARRAGEAIMEIYNQADVGTVYKEDNSPLTQADLVSHRLIVGELTKLTPDLPVLSEESRSKPYEERRSWSRFWLVDPIDGTKEFIKRNGEFTVNIALIEDGEPVAGVVHAPAVQTTYWSARGLGAFKQIGEAKAQPIRAVVPASTPMLVVASRSHSGAETEAFLAKLRELGDIDVISIGSSLKLCLVAEGAAHLYPRYGPTMEWDTAAAHSVVVEAGGTVTNLKGETLQYNKADLLNPYFAVLGDLPPELRAQIVERL